The following coding sequences lie in one Anticarsia gemmatalis isolate Benzon Research Colony breed Stoneville strain chromosome 16, ilAntGemm2 primary, whole genome shotgun sequence genomic window:
- the LOC142979609 gene encoding uncharacterized protein LOC142979609, translating into MNEDERWDIAKAKRLCFRCLRYRKVTHRCATKQCGVNDCKYTHHALLHCNKKEDKKESEASEIITSTWTPRKKQSFLKIIPVQVEGSTGLINTFALMDDGSTVTLIDNDLAKQIGATGPVDPLKIQTISDVKTSEIASRRVTFSIRGMNGFEDRIQARTVRNFQVSSQRVSREHIKACQHLRDIQGELTYEDVKPKLLIGQDNWHLLLTSEVRKGNKDQPVASLTSLGWVLHGSLLKHKTQSIDFVSHMTETNEDHIETLVKQYFEMDAICLNPKRPRSDPEEQALRILDNTTKKTEDGRYETSLLWRKEDYNLPNNYENSLKRLHNIEKKIDRDQVLKTKYKEQMEALVQKGYAEPAPRETTSGKTWYLPHFAVINPMKPEKLRVVHDAAAKTKGVSLNDMLLKGPDLLQSLPGVVMKFRQHAIAVTADIKEMFMQVQLRVQDRDALRYLWRGDRRDDNPPEEYRMKSLIFGASSSPSTAIYVKNLNAKQYEVSNPEAALAIKNKHYVDDYLDSFETLEDAIRITKDVRQIHQNASFELKQWKSNSPSLLAALGEQEQREDLELYTSTETTERVLGVIWKITTDELTFNLNLARIEPPLLKRKTPTKREALKIVMSLFDPLGLASPVTIKAKQILQEVWRRGTGWDAEIQEDLTEEWKIWMEHLQRLRDVTIPRRYLGYSDATKLQLHVFTDASESAYSAVLYWRTETPNGDVAVSLIMAKAKVAPLKLTSIPRLELQAAVMGTRIAETVIEEHEKKPDKRVFWTDSRTVLTWIRTGSRSYKPFVAHRLAAIEESTKVNEWRWIPTKMNVADDATRDVPVAFDKHHRWYKGPDFLLTDEELWPTEKHNEKTEDSTEEKVHLTRHKEDLKLSQGLPDVSRFSDWNRLRYTTARVLQFIQLCRNRTDNVNYKRTIRNTVKDPNWNQTTKREVVKKAISLRSYDKIIPVTAETLKKAEELLMCASQVEAFATEIEDLKDNKPINKESRLHHLSVELTNDVIRLRSRIDAIGAANEAIKSPMVLDGNHPTVKLWVNSVHRQLHHAGVEATVNECRQQYWVIRIRPVTRAILKRCLFCRMKTQVPPHPRTGDLPACRLAHHRRPFTYTGVDYFGPLSVAVGRTRQKRYVAIFTCLTTRAVHLEIAGSLTTDSAIMALRRMIARRGCPTEIWSDNGTNLKGADKELRQAIDAGTSQEAAKRTISWRYIPPGAPFMGGAWERLVRSVKVALTATLHERNPTEEVLSTLLSEAEYTVNSRPLTHVLVSAEDPEALTPNHFLLGGPGRVPQPGTFTERDELSTSKWRAAQRLADVFWTRWLREYLPELQNRREPHGRGPAVRVDDLVQVVDPNLPRNIWLRGRVTAVYPGPDNIVRTVDILTKGGVLRRPVRKLVILPLRGDDAPAPTEDATTSHGGRDVRGGATEHDT; encoded by the coding sequence ATGAATGAAGATGAACGATGGGACATAGCCAAGGCCAAACGACTCTGCTTTCGATGTTTGAGATATAGGAAAGTTACTCACCGTTGTGCTACGAAACAATGCGGCGTGAACGACTGTAAATACACTCATCACGCGCTTCTACACTGTAACAAGAAAGAAGATAAGAAAGAGTCCGAAGCGTCGGAAATCATCACCTCTACGTGGACGCCGAGAAAGAAACAGTCTTTCTTAAAAATCATACCAGTGCAAGTAGAAGGTTCTACAGGTCTAATCAACACCTTCGCGTTAATGGACGACGGCTCTACAGTGACCCTGATCGACAACGACCTAGCCAAGCAAATAGGAGCGACAGGACCCGTCGACCCGTTGAAAATACAGACAATTAGTGACGTCAAAACGTCAGAAATAGCCTCTAGAAGAGTCACATTCTCGATTAGAGGTATGAACGGCTTTGAAGACAGAATACAGGCTCGTACAGTAAGAAACTTCCAAGTGTCGTCGCAACGCGTATCTAGGGAACACATCAAGGCGTGTCAACATCTGAGGGACATACAGGGAGAGTTGACATATGAAGACGTGAAGCCGAAGCTACTGATCGGACAAGACAACTGGCATCTCCTACTGACATCGGAAGTAAGGAAAGGAAACAAAGACCAACCTGTGGCATCTCTCACGTCACTAGGTTGGGTACTCCATGGCAGTTTGCTGAAGCACAAAACCCAGAGCATCGACTTCGTATCCCATATGACCGAAACAAATGAAGACCACATAGAAACCTTAGTAAAGCAGTACTTCGAGATGGACGCGATCTGCCTGAACCCCAAGAGACCTAGATCAGACCCAGAGGAACAAGCTCTTCGAATCCTAGACAACACTACGAAAAAGACTGAAGATGGAAGGTATGAAACAAGTCTGTTATGGCGTAAAGAAGACTACAACTTACCCAACAACTACGAGAACTCCTTGAAGCGTCTACACAACATCGAGAAGAAGATCGATCGAGATCAAGTTTTGAAGACGAAGTACAAGGAACAGATGGAAGCACTCGTACAGAAGGGATACGCAGAACCTGCACCTCGAGAAACAACATCCGGTAAAACCTGGTACTTACCACACTTCGCGGTCATCAACCCCATGAAGCCAGAGAAGTTACGAGTGGTACACGACGCAGCAGCCAAGACGAAAGGAGTGTCTCTCAACGACATGTTACTCAAAGGTCCGGATCTCCTACAGTCTCTACCAGGCGTCGTGATGAAGTTCAGACAACATGCTATAGCCGTCACAGCCGACATCAAGGAAATGTTCATGCAAGTGCAACTACGAGTTCAAGATAGAGATGCGCTACGTTACCTATGGCGAGGAGATAGAAGAGACGACAATCCCCCCGAAGAGTACAGAATGAAGTCACTAATATTCGGCGCGTCGAGCTCACCATCAACAGCGATCTACGTCAAAAACTTGAACGCGAAACAATACGAAGTGTCAAACCCAGAAGCAGCGTTAGCCATCAAAAACAAGCATTACGTGGACGACTACTTGGACAGTTTCGAAACATTGGAAGACGCTATACGTATAACAAAAGACGTGCGACAAATCCATCAAAACGCAAGCTTCGAGTTGAAACAATGGAAGTCGAACTCACCATCACTATTAGCCGCATTAGGAGAACAAGAACAAAGGGAAGATCTCGAGTTATATACGTCGACAGAAACCACAGAACGAGTGTTAGGAGTCATATGGAAGATCACTACAGACGAATTAACGTTCAATCTCAACTTGGCGAGAATTGAACCGCCACTACTGAAAAGGAAGACGCCGACGAAGAGGGAAGCACTCAAGATCGTTATGTCTCTATTCGACCCACTAGGACTCGCATCACCAGTAACTATCAAGGCGAAACAAATACTACAAGAAGTCTGGCGCAGAGGAACGGGCTGGGATGCTGAAATACAAGAGGATCTCACAGAGGAATGGAAGATATGGATGGAACATCTACAAAGACTTCGAGACGTGACCATACCACGGAGATACCTCGGCTACAGCGATGCGACTAAGCTTCAGCTTCATGTCTTCACCGACGCGAGCGAGTCTGCCTACTCAGCGGTCCTATATTGGCGAACGGAGACGCCGAACGGGGACGTAGCAGTGTCACTCATCATGGCTAAAGCGAAGGTAGCACCTCTTAAACTGACGTCGATACCCCGCCTAGAACTACAAGCAGCAGTAATGGGAACCAGAATAGCTGAAACAGTCATAGAAGAACATGAGAAGAAACCCGACAAGAGAGTATTTTGGACAGATAGTCGAACAGTGTTAACTTGGATACGAACGGGATCAAGATCATACAAACCCTTCGTGGCTCACCGTTTAGCAGCGATTGAAGAGAGTACAAAGGTAAACGAATGGCGTTGGATACCAACCAAGATGAACGTAGCCGACGACGCCACTCGAGACGTACCTGTTGCCTTCGACAAGCACCACCGATGGTACAAAGGTCCTGACTTCCTGCTCACCGATGAAGAACTTTGGCCAACAGAGAAGCACAACGAGAAGACGGAAGATTCGACAGAAGAGAAGGTACACCTCACACGCCACAAGGAAGATCTGAAACTAAGTCAAGGTTTACCCGATGTATCACGCTTCTCAGACTGGAATCGACTTCGATACACAACAGCGAGAGTTCTACAGTTCATTCAACTGTGTAGAAACAGGACGGATAACGTCAACTACAAGAGGACAATCAGAAACACAGTGAAGGACCCGAACTGGAATCAAACAACGAAGAGAGAGGTGGTCAAGAAAGCAATTTCCTTACGCAGCTACGACAAGATTATCCCGGTAACAGCTGAAACACTCAAGAAAGCAGAAGAACTTCTCATGTGTGCATCGCAAGTAGAAGCCTTCGCAACAGAAATAGAAGACTTAAAAGACAACAAACCGATCAACAAAGAAAGCCGTCTGCATCACCTAAGCGTCGAGCTAACCAACGACGTCATCAGACTCAGGAGCCGAATCGACGCGATAGGAGCAGCCAACGAAGCCATCAAAAGCCCTATGGTGTTAGACGGAAACCATCCGACCGTAAAGTTGTGGGTCAACTCAGTACATCGACAGTTACATCACGCCGGAGTTGAAGCTACAGTGAACGAGTGCAGACAACAATACTGGGTCATACGCATTCGTCCAGTGACCCGAGCTATACTGAAGAGATGCCTGTTTTGTAGAATGAAGACACAAGTACCGCCACACCCAAGGACCGGAGACCTGCCAGCCTGTCGCCTCGCGCATCATCGACGACCCTTCACGTATACAGGCGTGGACTACTTCGGACCTCTCTCGGTAGCTGTTGGCAGAACAAGACAGAAGAGATACGTCGCAATCTTCACGTGCCTCACCACACGAGCTGTACATCTAGAAATAGCGGGTTCACTCACAACCGACTCCGCTATTATGGCGCTACGCAGGATGATCGCGCGACGTGGGTGTCCAACAGAAATCTGGTCGGACAACGGTACCAACCTGAAGGGAGCAGACAAGGAACTCAGACAAGCAATCGACGCAGGGACATCGCAGGAAGCAGCGAAGAGGACAATCTCCTGGCGCTACATACCCCCCGGTGCACCATTCATGGGCGGCGCATGGGAGAGATTAGTGAGGTCGGTCAAAGTGGCCCTCACAGCGACACTGCACGAGCGAAACCCTACGGAGGAAGTCCTGTCTACTCTACTTAGCGAAGCCGAGTACACCGTGAATAGCCGACCGCTGACTCACGTATTAGTTAGCGCAGAAGACCCTGAAGCTCTCACGCCCAACCACTTCCTATTAGGCGGACCCGGCCGAGTACCACAACCCGGTACATTCACAGAACGAGACGAACTTTCAACATCAAAATGGCGAGCAGCGCAACGACTAGCCGACGTTTTCTGGACGCGGTGGCTGAGAGAATATCTACCGGAACTTCAAAACCGGCGGGAGCCCCACGGACGCGGACCTGCGGTACGAGTCGACGACCTAGTGCAGGTCGTTGACCCCAACCTGCCACGCAACATCTGGCTACGAGGACGTGTGACAGCTGTCTACCCAGGCCCGGACAACATCGTGAGGACCGTGGACATCCTGACCAAAGGAGGAGTTCTTCGCCGACCCGTCCGCAAGCTGGTGATACTGCCGCTCAGGGGAGACGACGCACCCGCACCGACAGAAGATGCGACGACCTCGCACGGCGGGAGAGATGTGCGTGGTGGCGCCACTGAGCACGACACTTAG